A genomic region of Fundidesulfovibrio putealis DSM 16056 contains the following coding sequences:
- a CDS encoding dihydroorotate dehydrogenase — MDLRVALAGLSLKNPVMTASGTFGYGQEFTPYGDLRTLGGIVVKGLSLKPRAGNPMPRVAETPSGMLNAIGLQNCGVETFLKDKLPFLPWRETPILANLYACDPDEFAELASVLAAEEGVAGLEVNISCPNVKEGGVLFGQDPAQAARVTEAVKKRAGNKPVIVKLSPNVADIVAIAKAVEAAGADIISLINTLTGMAVDVRTRKPRLANVVGGLSGPAIKPVALRCVWQVSRAVTVPVIGMGGIASAMDVLEFILAGAHAVQVGTANFIRPDFSFRLVEQLPGVAREMGVTDLESFRGSLKTA, encoded by the coding sequence ATGGACCTTCGCGTCGCCCTTGCCGGGCTATCCCTCAAGAATCCGGTCATGACCGCCTCGGGAACCTTCGGCTACGGCCAGGAGTTCACCCCCTACGGCGACCTGCGCACCCTGGGGGGCATCGTGGTCAAGGGCCTGTCCCTGAAGCCCCGCGCGGGCAACCCCATGCCCCGCGTGGCCGAGACCCCCTCCGGCATGTTGAACGCCATCGGGCTCCAGAACTGCGGCGTGGAGACGTTCCTGAAGGACAAGCTCCCTTTCCTGCCCTGGCGAGAGACCCCCATCCTGGCCAACCTCTACGCCTGCGACCCCGACGAGTTCGCCGAGCTTGCCTCGGTGCTGGCCGCCGAGGAGGGCGTGGCGGGGCTTGAAGTGAACATCTCCTGCCCCAACGTGAAGGAGGGCGGCGTGCTCTTCGGGCAGGACCCGGCCCAGGCGGCCAGGGTCACCGAGGCCGTGAAGAAGCGCGCCGGGAACAAGCCGGTCATCGTCAAGCTCTCGCCCAACGTGGCCGACATCGTGGCCATCGCCAAGGCCGTTGAGGCCGCCGGGGCGGACATCATCTCGCTCATCAACACCCTGACCGGCATGGCCGTGGACGTGCGCACCCGAAAGCCCAGGCTGGCCAACGTGGTGGGCGGCCTTTCCGGCCCGGCCATAAAACCCGTGGCGCTGCGCTGCGTGTGGCAGGTGAGCCGCGCCGTGACCGTGCCGGTGATCGGCATGGGCGGCATCGCCTCGGCCATGGACGTGCTGGAGTTCATCCTGGCTGGCGCGCACGCCGTCCAGGTGGGCACTGCCAACTTCATACGCCCGGACTTCAGCTTCAG
- a CDS encoding iron-sulfur cluster-binding protein, which translates to MPIPYNRCKDVTVLSLTPHGPEGREHGLWLLELENPGLAKARPGQFAMLRPASWGFDPLWARPLSICRALPDRLVFNFLVAGRGTSALTRLSPGDKVTLWGPLGHGFAVEPGVRTLMLAGGIGIAPFVEYAAVHPTPGQLSLLFGHRPPLSCYPYEDLARTVGAESFQDRSAEDIPRFVELLEKRMAEHAGGLALACGPTPFLRSVKAAAEKYGVRCQISLENRMACGVGACLGCVAETPAGERVQTCTRGPVFWSNEITL; encoded by the coding sequence ATGCCCATCCCCTATAATCGTTGCAAAGACGTCACGGTTTTGAGCCTTACCCCCCACGGCCCGGAAGGGCGCGAGCACGGGTTGTGGCTCCTGGAACTGGAAAACCCCGGACTGGCCAAGGCCCGTCCCGGCCAGTTCGCCATGCTGCGGCCCGCGTCCTGGGGGTTCGATCCCCTGTGGGCCAGGCCTCTTTCCATCTGCCGGGCGCTGCCCGACAGGCTGGTGTTCAACTTTCTGGTGGCCGGACGCGGCACCTCGGCGCTGACCAGGCTTTCGCCCGGCGACAAGGTGACCCTCTGGGGGCCGCTCGGGCACGGGTTCGCCGTGGAGCCGGGCGTGCGCACCCTGATGCTGGCGGGCGGCATCGGCATCGCGCCCTTCGTGGAGTACGCCGCCGTGCACCCCACCCCCGGCCAGCTGTCGCTGCTGTTCGGGCACAGGCCGCCGCTCTCCTGCTACCCCTACGAGGACCTGGCCCGGACCGTGGGCGCGGAGTCCTTCCAGGATCGCAGCGCCGAGGACATCCCGCGCTTCGTGGAGCTTCTTGAGAAGCGCATGGCCGAGCACGCGGGCGGTCTGGCCCTGGCCTGCGGCCCCACACCATTTCTGCGCTCCGTGAAGGCCGCCGCCGAAAAGTACGGCGTGCGCTGCCAGATCTCCCTGGAGAACCGCATGGCCTGCGGCGTGGGCGCGTGCCTGGGCTGCGTGGCCGAGACCCCGGCCGGGGAGCGGGTGCAGACCTGCACGCGCGGGCCGGTGTTCTGGTCGAACGAAATAACTCTCTAG
- a CDS encoding Crp/Fnr family transcriptional regulator, producing MKTPEVGDKNKIFHKGQVIYKEGQSSNEAYIIKQGAIGLYRLSGNKRINLGILRPGQIFGEMGVISEEKRTASAEALEYTEVIVLDQNLLHTLLLKSPRPVQIITSYLVERVRALNARVADRPCSNTFASVCSVMLLAWRAATKSTPKSEATQISTVELSKTIKEILLVSQVEIDEIFEKLAKVHIIDIVDVKGSYYRKDPLLGTMKKSSDFVKERLLTIPDADRFARVSKNMAKDQQDVCGTDMEFIDLHEFAKEIQAQPGVILKKLAYGEIPETSFFFHKASIMSYAAQKGPEFFQRAKRPRLKIEDLQSVDDIIAVDNTTLEEALSKLGFYKVSVLASLAGEEARNKIYGNLSKKIAAVVKEEVARMDGLDSGEAADIEEELLTMIKTMKGIAG from the coding sequence ATGAAGACACCTGAAGTGGGAGACAAGAACAAAATCTTCCACAAGGGACAGGTCATCTACAAAGAGGGCCAGTCCAGCAATGAAGCCTACATCATAAAGCAGGGCGCAATCGGGCTCTACCGCCTCTCCGGCAACAAGCGCATCAACCTGGGGATACTTCGTCCCGGACAGATCTTCGGGGAGATGGGCGTCATCAGCGAGGAGAAGCGCACCGCTTCCGCCGAGGCCCTGGAATACACCGAAGTCATCGTGCTGGACCAGAACCTCCTGCACACCCTGCTGCTCAAGAGCCCGCGCCCGGTCCAGATCATCACCTCCTACCTGGTGGAGCGCGTGCGCGCGCTGAACGCCCGCGTGGCGGACCGGCCCTGCTCCAACACCTTCGCCTCGGTGTGCAGCGTGATGCTCCTGGCCTGGCGCGCCGCCACCAAGTCCACGCCCAAGAGCGAGGCCACGCAGATCTCCACGGTGGAACTCTCCAAGACCATCAAGGAGATCCTCCTGGTGTCCCAGGTGGAGATCGACGAGATCTTCGAGAAGCTGGCCAAGGTCCACATCATCGACATCGTTGACGTCAAGGGCAGCTACTACCGCAAGGACCCGCTGCTTGGCACCATGAAGAAGTCCAGCGATTTCGTGAAGGAGCGCCTGCTCACGATCCCCGACGCCGACCGCTTTGCGCGCGTCTCCAAGAACATGGCCAAGGACCAGCAGGACGTGTGCGGCACCGACATGGAATTCATCGACCTCCATGAATTCGCCAAGGAAATCCAGGCCCAGCCCGGAGTTATCCTCAAGAAGCTGGCCTACGGCGAGATTCCCGAGACCTCCTTCTTCTTCCACAAGGCCTCCATCATGTCCTACGCCGCGCAGAAGGGACCCGAGTTCTTCCAGCGCGCCAAGCGCCCGCGCCTCAAGATCGAGGACCTGCAATCCGTGGACGACATCATCGCCGTGGACAACACCACCCTGGAGGAGGCCCTCTCCAAGCTGGGCTTCTACAAGGTCTCGGTGCTGGCGTCCCTGGCAGGTGAAGAGGCCCGCAACAAGATCTACGGCAACCTCTCCAAGAAGATCGCCGCAGTGGTCAAGGAGGAGGTCGCGAGGATGGACGGCCTGGACTCCGGCGAGGCTGCCGACATCGAAGAGGAACTGCTGACCATGATCAAAACCATGAAGGGGATTGCCGGGTGA
- a CDS encoding motility protein A — protein MNVATVIGFVAGVIILGAATYFATDSVRVFINLPGLAIVLGGTLASTFICFPLKEVTRVFTIFLTALKREELPIGNYIESIVQIAREASARGKVHLERALPGIENEFLQNALQMLVDGYSRDEIKEILETRIEQTYQQEISSAGIYRTMAKLSPAYGLIGTLIGFIGLMQAMGGGGLGALGQHMAVALTTTLYGILLSNLIFLPIAVKVEKRIEERVLLMCVIRDGVLFIKDKAPAPIVYDKLKAYLPPRRWASIGIRPSVASSK, from the coding sequence GTGAACGTCGCCACGGTCATCGGTTTCGTCGCGGGCGTCATCATCCTGGGCGCGGCCACGTATTTCGCCACGGACTCCGTGCGGGTGTTCATCAACCTGCCGGGCCTGGCCATCGTGCTGGGCGGCACCCTGGCCTCCACCTTCATCTGCTTCCCCCTGAAGGAAGTGACGCGCGTGTTCACCATATTCCTCACGGCCCTGAAACGCGAGGAACTGCCCATCGGCAACTACATCGAGTCCATCGTGCAGATCGCCCGCGAGGCCTCGGCGCGCGGCAAGGTGCACCTTGAGAGGGCGCTGCCCGGCATCGAGAACGAGTTTCTGCAGAACGCCCTGCAGATGCTGGTGGACGGCTATTCGCGCGACGAGATCAAGGAAATCCTGGAGACGCGCATCGAGCAGACCTACCAGCAGGAGATCTCCTCGGCGGGCATCTACCGCACCATGGCCAAGCTTTCGCCCGCCTACGGGCTCATCGGCACGCTCATCGGCTTCATCGGCCTGATGCAGGCCATGGGCGGCGGCGGGCTCGGAGCGCTTGGCCAGCACATGGCCGTGGCCCTGACCACCACCCTCTACGGAATCCTGCTCTCCAACCTGATATTTTTGCCCATCGCCGTGAAGGTGGAGAAGCGCATCGAGGAGCGGGTGCTGCTCATGTGCGTCATCCGCGACGGCGTGCTCTTCATCAAGGACAAGGCCCCCGCGCCCATTGTCTACGACAAGCTCAAGGCCTACCTGCCGCCCCGCCGCTGGGCGTCCATCGGCATCCGGCCCAGTGTGGCGTCCTCAAAATAA
- a CDS encoding OmpA family protein, translated as MLKLSQLRGRLKDEDEGTWFVSLADLLTVLLCFFVLMLSVSSLDQERYKKVAQSMEDAMKTEKAKREQVQAQVQAQGKRLGSSLADDLPTGPGGQVYPVLPPSLPPQVYQSAPSGQAGLTAQTGPGLGDQSGQATRPKTLEEIGAELGMRFAQDPAGVQIEKREGGFAITLKGAVLFDKASAELTPSSIPYLDSIAASLRSTPYKVTVEGHTDNLPIQSLIYPSNWELSGARASRVARYLIDHGVAKDRLHVAGYADTRPVAPNDSAQGQPLPENQARNRRVVILINP; from the coding sequence ATGCTCAAGCTCTCGCAACTGCGCGGCAGACTCAAAGACGAAGACGAGGGGACGTGGTTCGTCTCGCTCGCGGACCTGCTGACCGTGTTGCTGTGCTTCTTCGTGCTGATGCTGTCGGTCTCCAGCCTGGATCAGGAGCGCTACAAGAAGGTGGCGCAGTCCATGGAAGACGCCATGAAGACCGAAAAAGCCAAGCGCGAGCAGGTTCAGGCCCAGGTACAGGCGCAGGGCAAGCGGCTGGGTTCCTCCCTGGCCGACGACCTCCCCACCGGCCCTGGCGGGCAGGTCTACCCCGTGCTCCCGCCGTCCCTGCCGCCGCAGGTCTACCAGAGCGCCCCCTCGGGACAGGCCGGGCTCACCGCCCAGACCGGCCCCGGTCTCGGCGACCAGTCCGGACAGGCCACGCGCCCCAAAACGCTCGAGGAAATCGGCGCGGAACTGGGCATGCGTTTCGCCCAGGACCCGGCGGGCGTGCAGATCGAAAAACGCGAGGGCGGCTTCGCCATCACCCTCAAGGGCGCGGTGCTCTTCGACAAGGCCAGCGCGGAGCTTACCCCCTCCTCCATCCCCTACCTCGACTCCATCGCGGCCTCGCTTCGCAGCACGCCCTACAAAGTGACCGTGGAGGGCCACACCGACAACCTCCCGATACAGTCGCTCATCTATCCGTCCAACTGGGAGCTCTCCGGCGCGCGGGCCTCGCGGGTGGCCCGCTACCTGATCGACCACGGCGTGGCCAAGGACCGCCTGCACGTGGCCGGGTACGCCGACACCCGCCCCGTGGCCCCCAACGACTCCGCCCAGGGCCAGCCCCTGCCGGAAAACCAGGCCCGCAACCGCCGCGTGGTCATACTGATAAACCCTTGA
- a CDS encoding tetratricopeptide repeat protein, whose translation MTNESDTLDCGRDESSHKLKGIFSSPAMPGEEPDPAIPKRFWFARELGDGLISIQLLDEHGLPTPKQHSMQKDPFLESFTLEPDLGYRLLTQRVLTGDYFRKQGMNLEAKIEYQKVLRIDEENIRGNFGLGLTYLALNQLEKGRYAFEKLVSMDEAFSAEHKHLFNDFGIAMRKKGLFDEALAFYNRARTLCSNDENLLLNIARAWYEKGDIENAYQGLADCIELNPEFREALAFLAYLRKHRIFPKDKDLRAHFDREALKRSELGSLLDGA comes from the coding sequence TTGACCAACGAAAGCGACACCCTGGACTGCGGCCGCGACGAGTCCTCCCATAAACTCAAGGGAATCTTCTCCTCTCCCGCCATGCCCGGTGAAGAACCCGACCCGGCCATCCCCAAGCGCTTCTGGTTCGCCAGGGAGCTGGGCGACGGTCTCATCAGCATCCAGCTGCTGGACGAGCACGGCCTGCCCACCCCCAAGCAGCACAGCATGCAGAAGGACCCCTTCCTGGAGAGCTTCACCCTGGAGCCGGACCTGGGCTACCGCCTGCTGACCCAGCGGGTGCTCACCGGCGACTACTTCCGCAAGCAAGGCATGAACCTCGAAGCCAAGATCGAGTACCAGAAGGTGCTGCGCATCGACGAGGAGAACATCCGGGGCAACTTCGGACTGGGCCTGACCTACCTGGCCCTCAACCAGCTCGAGAAAGGCCGCTACGCCTTCGAGAAGCTGGTCAGCATGGACGAGGCCTTCTCCGCCGAGCACAAGCACCTGTTCAACGACTTCGGCATCGCCATGCGCAAGAAGGGGCTGTTCGACGAAGCCCTGGCCTTCTACAACCGCGCCCGCACTCTCTGCTCCAACGACGAGAACCTGCTCCTGAACATCGCCCGCGCCTGGTATGAGAAAGGCGACATCGAGAACGCCTACCAGGGGCTTGCCGACTGCATCGAGCTCAATCCCGAGTTCCGCGAGGCCCTGGCCTTTCTGGCTTATCTGCGCAAGCACCGCATCTTCCCCAAGGACAAGGACCTGCGCGCCCACTTCGACCGCGAGGCCCTGAAGCGCAGCGAACTGGGGTCACTCCTGGACGGGGCCTGA
- a CDS encoding FMN-dependent NADH-azoreductase translates to MPAILYIKASPRGPRSHSIAVADAFLEAYQEANPQYLVTTRNLFEDDLPPFDGPTLQAKYNVLHGLTHDPAQQRAWQQVKRYVDELKDCARIVMAVPMWNFSLPYRLKHYIDLVVQPGLSFGVNEDGAFGLIPDKPVFIAYASGGAYPPGSGAAVMDHQKPYLEMILGYMGLKDVRSVRVEATLSSDAQVEESRSGAIAKAREMAKDF, encoded by the coding sequence ATGCCCGCCATTCTCTATATCAAGGCGTCCCCGAGGGGACCCCGCTCCCATTCCATCGCCGTGGCCGACGCCTTCCTGGAAGCCTACCAGGAGGCCAACCCCCAGTATCTGGTCACCACCCGCAACCTGTTCGAGGATGACCTGCCGCCCTTCGACGGTCCCACCTTGCAGGCCAAATACAACGTCCTTCACGGCCTGACCCACGATCCGGCCCAACAGCGGGCCTGGCAGCAGGTGAAGCGCTACGTGGACGAACTGAAGGACTGCGCCCGGATCGTCATGGCCGTACCCATGTGGAACTTCAGCCTGCCCTACCGGCTGAAACACTACATCGACTTGGTGGTGCAGCCGGGTTTGTCCTTCGGCGTGAACGAAGACGGCGCGTTCGGGCTCATCCCGGACAAACCCGTGTTCATCGCCTACGCCTCGGGCGGAGCCTACCCGCCCGGCAGCGGCGCGGCGGTCATGGACCACCAGAAGCCCTACCTGGAGATGATACTCGGGTACATGGGGCTGAAAGACGTGCGAAGCGTGCGCGTGGAGGCGACGCTCTCCAGCGACGCCCAGGTGGAGGAGAGCCGCTCCGGAGCGATTGCCAAGGCGCGGGAGATGGCGAAGGATTTCTAA
- a CDS encoding PEP-CTERM sorting domain-containing protein gives MKRVLLSLFVTCLVSTSSWAAFTNGGFETGDFTGWTVSGSGAGLSSVISNASPMLWGQTTNIAPYYGSHMARLQDLVGNYHSTTISQSSALSAADLTETLYVRWGALLVEPSNLHDLGAQPAFDIIIQKNGSNIDAFHADALTKQGGGWADYGYLDGTAWYKTGLYTYALSNFDAGDIITVMMTVIDCGWGGHGGAAFLDGIGTTPLPPVTATPEPGTMVLMAIGVAGAAYLKRRRGNAKA, from the coding sequence ATGAAAAGAGTTTTACTTTCATTATTTGTAACTTGTTTAGTGTCGACATCTTCATGGGCTGCTTTCACCAATGGAGGATTTGAAACAGGTGACTTCACTGGATGGACGGTTTCTGGGTCAGGAGCTGGTCTTTCATCGGTGATAAGCAACGCCAGCCCCATGCTCTGGGGACAAACAACGAACATTGCTCCATACTACGGGAGCCATATGGCTCGCCTACAAGATCTCGTTGGAAACTACCATAGTACCACCATCTCACAGTCTTCAGCATTATCAGCGGCAGATTTGACGGAAACGCTGTATGTTCGCTGGGGCGCACTCCTCGTTGAGCCATCCAACTTGCATGATCTTGGGGCTCAGCCCGCCTTTGACATAATCATCCAAAAAAACGGAAGCAACATCGACGCCTTCCATGCTGATGCGCTTACCAAGCAAGGGGGCGGCTGGGCGGACTACGGTTACCTGGACGGAACCGCCTGGTACAAGACCGGCCTGTACACCTACGCACTTTCCAACTTTGACGCCGGAGACATCATCACCGTCATGATGACCGTCATCGACTGCGGCTGGGGCGGCCATGGTGGAGCGGCATTCCTTGATGGCATCGGAACCACTCCCCTGCCCCCGGTCACTGCCACTCCCGAACCCGGCACCATGGTACTCATGGCCATCGGTGTGGCCGGAGCCGCATATCTCAAGCGCAGGAGAGGCAACGCCAAGGCTTAA
- a CDS encoding tetratricopeptide repeat protein, whose protein sequence is MPEPISSPVRLDVVAVVSGLEEHVRRDRQCLKQLKAGMIKQFTSGSEAIDFLGMQEVDLVVLDSQLTDMDGFKFLKLLRLNMNLKDTPVVMVTQEGQKERVLEAIAAGVDGYVLRPYSMETFQRHMLRALKIDRLVEIEQAQLNEGRRLLAAGRFDEAIETFEELVSEDNQAQKYYDMGCKYLVKMKYGQAIIAFKKAVKINELFAEAYKGLAEAYKGKGDLEGYKTYLQMAAETFAHFNRLEETKELFIEVLKYDAASPNPFNSLGVKLRKAGDLPGALHAYRQALELTPDDENIHFNMAKAQFFMGDVKGAQEALLKALWINANFAEGLKLHLKLFNREFRPPKGAGMPGGPPSTGTLDSMQDI, encoded by the coding sequence GTGCCGGAACCGATCTCTTCCCCCGTCAGACTGGATGTGGTGGCCGTCGTTTCCGGCCTGGAGGAACACGTCCGCCGCGACCGCCAGTGCCTGAAGCAGCTCAAGGCGGGCATGATCAAGCAGTTCACCTCCGGGTCCGAGGCCATCGACTTTCTGGGGATGCAGGAGGTCGACCTCGTGGTGCTGGACTCGCAGCTCACGGACATGGACGGCTTTAAATTCCTCAAGCTTCTGCGCCTGAACATGAACCTGAAGGACACCCCCGTGGTCATGGTGACCCAGGAGGGCCAGAAGGAACGCGTGCTGGAGGCCATCGCCGCCGGGGTGGACGGCTACGTGCTGCGCCCCTATTCCATGGAGACCTTTCAGCGGCACATGCTGCGCGCCCTGAAGATCGACAGGCTGGTGGAGATCGAGCAGGCCCAGTTGAACGAAGGCCGCAGGCTGCTGGCTGCGGGCCGCTTCGACGAGGCCATCGAGACCTTCGAGGAGCTGGTCAGCGAGGACAATCAGGCCCAGAAGTACTACGACATGGGCTGCAAGTACCTGGTGAAGATGAAGTACGGCCAGGCCATCATCGCCTTCAAGAAGGCCGTGAAGATAAACGAGCTGTTCGCGGAGGCCTACAAGGGGCTGGCCGAGGCCTACAAGGGCAAGGGCGACCTGGAGGGCTACAAGACCTACCTGCAGATGGCTGCAGAGACCTTCGCCCACTTCAACCGGCTGGAGGAGACCAAGGAGCTGTTCATCGAGGTGCTCAAATACGACGCCGCCAGCCCCAACCCATTCAACTCGCTCGGAGTGAAGCTCCGAAAGGCCGGGGACCTGCCCGGCGCGCTGCACGCCTACCGGCAGGCGCTGGAGCTGACGCCAGACGACGAGAACATCCACTTCAACATGGCCAAGGCCCAGTTCTTCATGGGAGACGTGAAGGGCGCGCAGGAGGCGCTTTTGAAAGCCCTGTGGATCAACGCGAATTTCGCCGAGGGGCTGAAGCTGCACCTGAAGCTGTTCAACAGGGAGTTCAGGCCCCCAAAAGGGGCGGGGATGCCCGGCGGGCCGCCGTCAACCGGGACGCTGGACAGCATGCAGGATATTTAG
- a CDS encoding HD domain-containing protein, giving the protein MIDSHIAWFEDHVRSFLTGDPQDDAHIELKRDHSFKVLAEARAITPTLDLSPGLARAAHLAALYHDAGRFPQYRAYKTFKDAQSANHAHLGVRSLRAHAALSDLAPATRGLVLGAVVMHNRRELPTGISDELALVTRVVRDSDKLDIIRIMLDHLRPGGKESDVVMLHVEDDPERYTPAIVAQIEAGRIGDYALMRYRNDFTLLLLSWVFDLSFRASRRMFLERGHLDELCGLLPRTPELTRIGDRIYDVLNQ; this is encoded by the coding sequence GTGATCGATTCGCATATCGCCTGGTTTGAGGACCACGTGCGAAGCTTCCTGACGGGAGACCCGCAGGACGACGCGCACATCGAGCTCAAACGCGACCACTCCTTCAAGGTCCTGGCCGAAGCCAGGGCCATCACGCCCACGCTGGACCTGTCGCCGGGGCTTGCGCGGGCCGCGCATCTGGCGGCCCTGTACCACGACGCGGGCCGCTTCCCGCAGTATCGCGCCTACAAGACCTTCAAGGACGCCCAGTCCGCCAACCACGCCCACCTGGGGGTGCGCTCCCTGCGCGCGCACGCGGCGCTCTCGGATCTGGCCCCCGCCACGCGCGGCCTGGTTCTGGGGGCGGTGGTCATGCACAACCGGCGCGAGCTGCCCACGGGCATTTCGGATGAGCTGGCCCTGGTGACCCGCGTGGTGCGCGACAGCGACAAGCTGGACATCATCCGCATCATGCTCGACCACCTGCGCCCCGGCGGCAAGGAGTCCGACGTGGTGATGCTGCACGTGGAGGACGACCCGGAGCGCTACACCCCGGCCATCGTGGCCCAGATCGAGGCCGGGCGCATCGGCGACTACGCGCTCATGCGCTATCGCAACGACTTCACGCTGCTGCTCCTGAGTTGGGTGTTCGACCTGAGCTTCAGGGCCTCGCGCCGGATGTTCCTGGAGCGCGGCCACCTGGACGAGCTGTGCGGCCTGCTGCCGCGCACGCCGGAGTTGACGCGCATTGGCGACAGGATTTATGACGTCCTGAATCAGTAG
- a CDS encoding response regulator yields MKALVVEDDFASRKLLQKILTPYGEVDIAVNGLEAIEAFTKALEGDAPYDLICMDIMMPEMDGQAALKRIRAIERERSVPSIRESKVIMTTALDDPKNVVEAYYKGGATSYVPKPIDRAMLLHLLKNLNLIS; encoded by the coding sequence ATGAAAGCGCTTGTCGTTGAAGACGATTTCGCCAGCAGAAAGCTCTTGCAGAAGATACTCACCCCGTACGGCGAAGTGGACATCGCGGTCAACGGACTGGAGGCCATCGAGGCCTTCACCAAGGCGTTGGAGGGCGATGCCCCCTACGACCTGATCTGCATGGACATCATGATGCCCGAGATGGACGGGCAAGCCGCTCTCAAGCGCATCCGCGCCATCGAGCGCGAACGCAGCGTGCCCTCCATCCGAGAGTCCAAGGTCATCATGACCACCGCCCTGGACGACCCAAAGAACGTGGTGGAAGCCTACTACAAGGGCGGCGCGACCTCCTACGTGCCCAAGCCCATTGACCGGGCCATGCTCCTGCACCTGCTCAAGAACCTTAACCTGATCTCCTGA
- a CDS encoding TIM44-like domain-containing protein, which produces MSHKRATALLFTLAAMLATGIGDACASSSEALPGPAQAQAPGGIGILDLVFIGIAVYVVWRMLTNSARRKKGDDDSTIDVTPTREDGEAPPQERRSRAAQAAWEYLTGEKGPDIHPEDKQEREEQEATPSGEFNEREFLRGAKMIYGRIRQSLAMRNMADLRQFASPDMMRRFEQMAEEKPDRETVAVMLVEATVLKITKEDKQTVVDVAYEATISDDPKTNASRKVNEVWKFVRDDTVVDGKWLLESMDSVS; this is translated from the coding sequence ATGTCACATAAACGCGCCACGGCCCTTCTCTTCACGCTGGCCGCCATGCTGGCGACCGGCATCGGGGACGCGTGCGCGTCCTCCTCGGAAGCGTTGCCCGGCCCCGCCCAGGCCCAGGCTCCGGGAGGAATCGGCATACTGGACCTGGTGTTCATAGGCATTGCCGTCTACGTGGTCTGGCGCATGCTCACCAACTCCGCTCGCCGCAAAAAGGGCGATGACGACTCCACCATCGACGTCACCCCCACCCGCGAAGACGGCGAGGCCCCGCCACAGGAGCGCCGCAGCCGCGCCGCCCAGGCCGCTTGGGAGTACCTGACCGGTGAAAAGGGGCCGGACATCCACCCCGAGGACAAGCAGGAAAGAGAGGAACAGGAGGCCACGCCCTCCGGCGAATTCAACGAGCGCGAATTCCTGCGCGGCGCGAAGATGATCTATGGGCGCATCCGGCAGTCCCTGGCCATGCGCAACATGGCGGACCTGCGCCAGTTCGCCTCGCCGGACATGATGCGGCGTTTCGAACAGATGGCCGAAGAGAAGCCGGATCGCGAGACCGTGGCCGTGATGCTGGTCGAGGCAACGGTGCTGAAGATCACCAAGGAAGACAAGCAGACCGTGGTGGACGTGGCCTATGAGGCCACCATCAGCGACGACCCCAAGACCAACGCGTCGCGGAAAGTGAACGAGGTCTGGAAATTCGTCAGGGATGACACGGTAGTGGATGGCAAGTGGTTGCTGGAGAGTATGGACTCCGTGAGTTAG